In Zygosaccharomyces rouxii strain CBS732 chromosome D complete sequence, one DNA window encodes the following:
- the APC9 gene encoding anaphase promoting complex subunit 9 (similar to uniprot|Q12107 Saccharomyces cerevisiae YLR102C APC9 Subunit of the Anaphase-Promoting Complex/Cyclosome (APC/C) which is a ubiquitin-protein ligase required for degradation of anaphase inhibitors including mitotic cyclins during the metaphase/anaphase transition) has translation MSETQKITLSSLTGQTRRLLLLAMSRATKSNASKRDPNLPVESPLFQLPSVAPWRTPKLQKGSNPYSRYNSVTPLRRPSTLLIHHLEQAPVSSGKEELEIDTVLDENELSKEPSLPAEEAEYDYKPFSEKPLLRESKIESYLQAERAAHCLIFHTSGHIPGADDKYRPDAELECGEDEWEGQELNHDEGPLLLSVPGCSKHDLCQLLNKNHMRPRPNVRRIDEILNHEFNALKSFWGDSSLATTLDRNHLHEQYLLLMQEQKEIAQFKSLLHSSRPIKPHVPHN, from the coding sequence GAGGCTGCTTTTACTGGCTATGTCAAGAGCTACCAAGTCAAATGCTTCCAAGAGAGATCCTAATTTACCTGTAGAAAGTCCACTTTTTCAACTGCCATCAGTAGCGCCATGGAGAACACccaaattgcaaaaggGTTCCAACCCATATAGCAGATATAATAGTGTTACGCCGCTTCGAAGACCTTCTACATTGTTGATTCATCATTTGGAACAAGCACCAGTCTCGtcaggaaaagaagaattagaaatCGATACTGTATTGGATGAGAATGAACTTTCCAAAGAACCATCATTACCGGCAGAAGAGGCTGAATATGACTATAAACCGTTCTCTGAAAAGCCACTACTTCGTGAatccaaaattgaaagCTACCTGCAAGCTGAGAGAGCTGCACACTGTCTCATTTTCCATACATCAGGTCATATTCCGGGTGCCGACGACAAATACAGACCAGATGCGGAACTAGAGtgtggtgaagatgaatgGGAGGGCCAAGAATTGAACCACGACGAAGGTCCACTACTTCTAAGCGTTCCTGGTTGTAGTAAACACGATCTGTGCCAATTGTTAAACAAAAACCACATGCGTCCAAGACCCAACGTTCGCCgcattgatgaaattttgaaccaCGAGTTTAACGCCTTGAAATCATTCTGGGGTGACTCTTCATTGGCTACCACGCTGGACAGAAACCATCTCCACGAGCAGTATCTTTTACTAATGCAAGAACAGAAGGAGATTGCCCAATTTAAGAGCTTACTTCATTCATCCCGGCCAATAAAACCGCATGTCCCCCACAATTGA